The following coding sequences are from one Cercospora beticola chromosome 4, complete sequence window:
- a CDS encoding uncharacterized protein (CAZy:GH3) — MAAKYKDFDVQDVLSQLTITEKVSLLSGTDFWHLAGVPRLGIPAIRTSDGPNGVRGTKFFNGVPAACLPCGTALGATWDVELLKKSGELMGREAIAKGASVLLGPTVNMQRSPLGGRGFESYSEDPVLAGNLAAASVAGIQSTGVAATLKHFVANDLEDKRMSSNSIVSERALREVYLMPFQIAQRDAQPWAYMTSYNLVNGTHASENPKLLQQILRNEWGFDGLVMSDWFGVYSTTEAIKAGLDLEMPGPPSLRGPQVDLALRCGKLLTHHIDARVTEVLKLIKKLLPLNIEEGAEESSIDTPETAALLRHVAANSLVLTKNEENVLPFKKEKTTAVIGPNAAFAAFSGGGSASLLPYYAVTPLDGVKSKVPEAQYALGASAWKRLPLLSRAAKTKDGRSGLIMKVYLEPPSGKERQAIDELLIKDTNIFLFDYKNPQLNSHLFYSDIDTTFTPEDTAEYEFSCSVAGTAQLFVNGELVIDNKTKQTPGDSFFGVGTQEEIGTIKLEAGKAYDVHVEFGSMPTLTYKKEGVTAFGAGGIRIGVHRKLDPKVELQRAVDLAKSVDQVVLVTGLNSDWESEGYDRAHMDLPPGSDELIEAVLAANPNTAVVVQSGTPVTMPWADKAKALVQAWYGGNEIGNAVADVVFGDVNPSGKLSLSFPKRNEDNPAFLNYVSDHNRVFYGEDVYVGYKFYEKTKKEVLFPFGHGLSYTTFELSNLQVADSDEITVSVSVSNTGKIGGAEVVQVYVSPETPSINRPKKELKGFTKVFLEPGQTKTAEVKISKKYATSFYHEGKDAWLSEKGKYTVLVGNSSANTPLSGQIEVAKDLVWKGL, encoded by the exons ATGGCAGCCAAATATAAAGATTTCGATGTCCAGGACGTCTTATCGCAGCTGACCATCACCGAAAAGGTCTCATTGTTATCAGGAACTGACTTCTGGCATTTGGCCGGCGTTCCGCGGCTCGGGATACCAGCTATCAGAACCTCAGATGGACCAAATGGTGTACGAGGCACAAAGTTCTTCAATGGAGTTCCAGCTGCTTGCCTGCCTTGCG GCACGGCCCTTGGAGCTACGTGGGACGTGGAGCTGCTCAAAAAGAGCGGCGAGCTGATGGGACGCGAGGCGATCGCTAAGGGCGCTTCAGTCCTGCTCGGTCCTACTGTGAACATGCAACGATCACCTCTGGGCGGTCGAGGATTTGAATCGTATTCTGAGGATCCGGTCCTTGCCGGAAACCTCGCTGCAGCATCCGTGGCCGGCATCCAATCAACAGGCGTTGCCGCGACTCTCAAGCACTTTGTCGCCAACGATCTGGAGGACAAGCGAAtgtccagcaacagcatagTCTCAGAGCGAGCGCTTCGCGAGGTCTATCTTATGCCTTTCCAGATCGCACAGAGGGACGCACAACCATGGGCATACATGACTTCATACAACCTCGTTAACGGAACACACGCTAGCGAGAACCCTAAGCTTCTGCAGCAGATTTTGCGCAACGAATGGGGCTTTGATGGCCTTGTCATGTCAGACTGGTTTGGCGTTTACTCCACAACTGAGGCCATCAAGGCCGGCTTGGACTTGGAAATGCCAGGGCCCCCGTCTCTTCGAGGACCGCAAGTTGATCTGGCGTTGCGTTGCGGCAAGCTTTTAACTCATCACATCGATGCTAGAGTGACAGAAGTCCTCAAGCTGATCAAGAAGTTGCTGCCTTTGAACATCGAGGAAGGCGCAGAAGAATCCAGCATCGACACACCGGAAACCGCTGCCCTTCTCAGACACGTCGCGGCCAACAGCTTGGTCCTTACTAAGAATGAGGAGAACGTGCTGCCTTTCAAGAAGGAAAAGACAACTGCTGTCATCGGGCCGAATGCCGCATTTGCGGCCTTTTCTGGGGGTGGCTCTGCATCACTCCTGCCCTACTACGCAGTAACGCCACTCGATGGAGTCAAGTCTAAAGTGCCAGAAGCTCAGTACGCACTTGGCGCTTCAGCCTGGAAACGGCTACCACTCTTGTCTCGTGCTGCTAAGACCAAAGATGGTCGATCCGGACTAATCATGAAAGTCTACCTCGAGCCTCCGAGCGGGAAAGAGAGGCAAGCTATTGACGAGCTTCTCATCAAGGACACCAATATCTTCCTGTTTGACTACAAGAACCCGCAACTAAATTCGCATCTGTTCTACTCCGACATCGACACGACCTTTACGCCTGAAGATACAGCTGAGTATGAGTTCAGCTGCTCGGTGGCAGGAACCGCTCAGTTGTTTGTCAATGGCGAGCTCGTTATTGACAACAAGACCAAGCAAACACCAGGTGACTCCTTTTTCGGCGTTGGTACACAGGAAGAGATTGGTACCATCAAACTCGAAGCGGGCAAAGCCTATGATGTGCACGTGGAATTCGGCTCAATGCCGACCCTCACATATAAGAAAGAGGGCGTTACTGCATTCGGTGCAGGCGGTATTCGCATAGGTGTGCACCGCAAGCTTGACCCGAAGGTCGAACTTCAACGCGCTGTCGATCTTGCAAAGAGCGTCGATCAAGTCGTGCTTGTCACAGGTCTCAACTCGGACTGGGAATCGGAAGGATACGATCGAGCGCACATGGACCTGCCACCTGGATCCGACGAACTTATCGAAGCCGTGCTCGCCGCAAACCCCAATACCGCTGTCGTTGTCCAATCGGGTACACCAGTGACGATGCCATGGGCCGATAAGGCGAAAGCATTGGTTCAAGCTTGGTACGGCGGCAACGAGATCGGTAATGCCGTGGCAGACGTGGTCTTTGGCGATGTGAACCCAAGCGGAAAGTTGAGCTTGAGCTTCCCGAAGCGCAACGAGGACAATCCGGCCTTCTTGAACTATGTCAGCGATCATAACAGAGTCTTCTACGGCGAGGACGTGTACGTTGGATACAAGTTCTACGAGAAGACAAAGAAGGAGGTCCTGTTCCCATTCGGTCATGGCTTGAGCTACACGACCTTCGAGCTCAGCAATCTGCAGGTCGCAGATTCAGACGAAATCACCGTGTCCGTGTCAGTCTCAAATACTGGCAAGATTGGTGGTGCTGAGGTTGTTCAAGTATATGTCTCGCCAGAAACGCCGAGCATCAACAGGCCAAAGAAGGAGTTGAAGGGTTTCACAAAGGTCTTCCTTGAGCCTGGCCAGACGAAGACAGCGGAGGTGAAGATCTCCAAGAAGTACGCTACTAGTTTCTACCACGAAGGCAAAGATGCTTGGCTATCGGAGAAGGGCAAGTACACAGTACTGGTGGGCAATTCGAGCGCGAATACACCACTTTCTGGGCAGATCGAGGTTGCGAAGGATTTGGTATGGAAGGGATTATAG
- a CDS encoding uncharacterized protein (CAZy:GT2_Glyco_trans_2), whose amino-acid sequence MATTTSYEVFRELVTSRAFQICSFLLLVFLCARWMHSRLQLLNTIEGDDRTKRSAKIIASSAYVHNIVVVGLVYAAIESDFIAPLFASESEERVSATTWQVAIVSTILILGITSTYPVLFATNFSYLNKPKERDWNKLYILVVTKGTNKNTVERSRAMRDLETLDDRIRFVILTDEGSGADIKQEDVGVAMIRVPKSFSPTKAKHKARALEYFRLRMELGDNDWVLHLDEETIVDTHCVLSCISFIERATEYDWGQGIITYNTVNYWKNPFLTFAEICRVRDDLGRFQFMQSTLHMPLWGAHGSFFLASGKIENAVTFNTECITEDFWFANRAWWDHGYREGHIPSVAREQSNWTVMDLLKQRRRWIAGNWKVGIFGKCGVVAWFVLGFEPLLATALRFSLVAMPYTIALMMKVHLLFSLFTYAFATFLSDVDAGVSPWMIALHVLLSPVLGYVAHVLGLIALIYAAVRPVGPNQFEIVKKG is encoded by the exons ATGGCTACAACTACAAGCTACGAAGTCTTCCGCGAGTTAGTGACATCTCGAGCGTTCCAAATatgcagcttcttgctgcttgtgTTTCTCTGTGCTCGATGGATGCACTCGCGATTGCAACTCTTAAACACAATCGAAGGCGATGACAGAACAAAACGCAGCGCCAAAATCATTGCCTCGAGCGCATATGTTCACAATATCGTGGTCGTGGGACTCGTCTACG CCGCCATAGAGAGTGACTTCATTGCGCCTCTGTTCGCATCTGAAAGTGAAGAACGAGTGTCCGCAACTACCTGGCAAGTTGCAATCGTGTCCACGATCTTGATCTTGGGCATAACTTCGACTTACCCTGTGCTGTTTGCTACCAATTTCTCGTATCTGAATAAGCCGAAGGAGCGAGACTGGAACAAACTCTACATTCTTGTAGTGACTAAAGGAACCAATAAGAATACTGTGGAACGATCGAGAGCGATGCGCGATTTGGAAACGCTGGACGACCGAATTCGCTTCGTTATCCTCACTGACGAGGGTTCCGGAGCGGACATCAAGCAAGAAGATGTTGGCGTCGCAATGATCCGCGTTCCTAAGTCATTCTCGCCGACAAAGGCGAAGCATAAAGCCCGAGCACTGGAATACTTTCGACTCAGAATGGAGCTCGGCGACAACGACTGGGTCTTACATTTGGACGAGGAGACGATTGTAGACACGCATTGCGTCCTTTCATGCATCTCGTTCATTGAGCGTGCTACTGAATACGATTGGGGCCAAGGCATCATCACGTACAACACAGTCAATTACTGGAAGAATCCTTTCTTGACCTTCGCCGAGATCTGTCGTGTGAGAGATGACCTTGGACGTTTCCAGTTCATGCAAAGCACGCTTCATATGCCATTGTGGGGTGCTCATGGCTCATTCTTCCTGGCCAGTGGCAAGATCGAGAACGCAGTCACGTTCAACACCGAATGTATTACTGAGGACTTCTGGTTCGCCAACCGAGCATGGTGGGACCATGGCTACCGAGAAGGTCATATTCCAAGCGTAGCTCGAGAGCAGAGCAATTGGACAGTCATGGATCTACTGAAACAACGAAGGCGCTGGATTGCTGGTAATTGGAAAGTAGGCATCTTCGGTAAATGTGGCGTTG TTGCGTGGTTCGTCTTAGGCTTCGAGCCTTTGCTTGCGACAGCTCTTCGGTTCTCTCTGGTTGCGATGCCTTACACTATTGCACTCATGATGAAAGTACACTTGCTGTTTAGCTTGTTCACTTATGCTTTCGCAACCTTCCTGTCCGACGTTGATGCTGGCGTGAGCCCCTGGATGATAGCACTACATGTCTTATTGTCGCCTGTGCTTGGATATGTAGCTCACGTACTGGGACTTATCGCGCTGATATACGCGGCTGTCCGGCCTGTAGGGCCGAATCAGTTCGAGATAGTGAAGAAAGGTTAG
- a CDS encoding uncharacterized protein (BUSCO:EOG09265B4G), whose protein sequence is MKEMSRKYGWTVTGIYLGLSVLDFPFCFLAVKWFGTERIAEIEHKIMDGFWDIAEKVMPSLKDRRLEKEASAAEEAAAAAREAGDQVAEQAKSKNPGLGTQLLLAYGVHKSLIFFRIPITLAITPKVVKQLRKWGWQIGKPKPTPA, encoded by the exons ATGAAGGAGATGTCGCGGAAGTACGGTTGGACAGTGACAGGCATCTATCTCGGCCTATCAGTGCTCGACTTCCCGTTCTGCTTCCTAGCAGTGAAGTGGTTTGGCACGGAGCGGATAGCGGAGATAGAGCACAAAATTATGGATGGCTTCTGGGACATCGCCGAGAAGGTCATGCCGAGTTTGAAGGACAGACGACTCGAAAAGGAGGCAAGTGCTGCGGAAGAAGCTGCGGCTGCAGCGCGTGAGGCCGGCGACCAGGTTGCTGAACAAGCGAAGAGTAAGAATCCAG GTCTTGGTACACAACTCCTGCTCGCATATGGCGTGCACAAGTCGCTCATTTTCTTCCGAATCCCCATCACCCTGGCCATAACACCAAAGGTCGTCAAACAACTGCGAAAATGGGGCTGGCAAATTGGCAAGCCGAAGCCAACACCGGCGTAA